Proteins co-encoded in one Kribbella qitaiheensis genomic window:
- a CDS encoding fumarate reductase/succinate dehydrogenase flavoprotein subunit: protein MTELERHQYDVIVIGAGGAGLRAAIEAREQGKRTAIICKSLFGKAHTVMAEGGCAAAMGNANSNDNWQTHYRDTMRGGKFLNNWRMAELHAQEAPDRVWELESYGALFDRTPDGKISQRNFGGHTYPRLAHVGDRTGLELIRTLQQKIVSLQQEDFAATGDYEANLKVYAECTVTELLKDGEAISGAFGYWRESGRFILFDAPAVILATGGVGKSFKVTSNSWEYTGDGHALAMRAGATLINMEFIQFHPTGMVWPPSVKGILVTESVRGDGGVLKNSEGKRFMFDYVPDVFRAQYAETEEEADRWYKDADNNRRPPELLPRDEVARAINSEVKAGRGTPHGGVFLDVSSRLPAEEIKRRLPSMHHQFKELADVDITAEPMEVGPTCHYVMGGVEVDPDTASSVVPGLFAAGEVAGGMHGSNRLGGNSLSDLLVFGRRAGAGAALYVESLGENRPKIAEADIDSAAAEALAPFELEGGENPYTIHQELQQSMNDLVGIIRKAEEMEQALARLAEFRGRIAKMTVEGHRQFNPGWHLALDLRNMLTVSECVAKAALQREESRGGHTRDDFPGMNADWRKLLLVCTLLADGGVNVVKKDQIPMREDLLELFELDELKKYLTEEELPA, encoded by the coding sequence ATGACTGAGCTGGAACGACACCAATACGACGTCATCGTGATCGGGGCCGGCGGCGCCGGTCTGCGGGCGGCGATCGAGGCCCGCGAGCAGGGCAAGCGCACCGCGATCATCTGCAAGTCGCTGTTCGGCAAGGCGCACACCGTGATGGCCGAAGGCGGCTGCGCGGCGGCGATGGGCAACGCGAACTCCAACGACAACTGGCAGACCCACTACCGCGACACCATGCGCGGCGGGAAGTTCCTGAACAACTGGCGGATGGCCGAGCTGCACGCCCAGGAAGCCCCCGACCGGGTCTGGGAGCTGGAGTCGTACGGCGCGCTGTTCGACCGCACCCCGGACGGCAAGATCAGCCAGCGCAACTTCGGCGGTCACACCTACCCGCGGCTCGCGCACGTCGGCGACCGCACCGGGCTGGAGCTGATCCGCACCCTGCAGCAGAAGATCGTCTCACTGCAGCAGGAGGACTTCGCTGCCACCGGCGACTACGAGGCCAACCTCAAGGTGTACGCCGAGTGCACGGTCACCGAGCTGCTGAAGGACGGCGAGGCGATCTCCGGCGCCTTCGGGTACTGGCGTGAGTCGGGCCGCTTCATCCTGTTCGACGCGCCCGCGGTCATCCTGGCCACCGGCGGCGTCGGCAAGTCGTTCAAGGTCACCTCGAACTCGTGGGAGTACACCGGTGACGGTCACGCCCTCGCGATGCGGGCCGGCGCGACGCTGATCAACATGGAGTTCATCCAGTTCCACCCGACCGGCATGGTTTGGCCGCCGTCGGTGAAGGGCATCCTCGTCACCGAGTCGGTCCGTGGTGACGGCGGTGTGCTGAAGAACTCCGAGGGCAAGCGGTTCATGTTCGACTACGTTCCGGACGTCTTCCGCGCGCAGTACGCGGAGACCGAGGAAGAGGCCGACCGCTGGTACAAGGATGCCGACAACAACCGGCGTCCCCCGGAACTGCTGCCCCGCGACGAGGTCGCCCGCGCGATCAACTCCGAGGTCAAGGCCGGCCGCGGTACGCCGCACGGTGGCGTCTTCCTGGACGTGTCGTCGCGACTCCCGGCCGAGGAGATCAAGCGCCGGCTGCCGTCGATGCACCACCAGTTCAAGGAGCTGGCCGACGTCGACATCACGGCCGAGCCGATGGAGGTCGGACCGACCTGTCACTACGTGATGGGTGGCGTCGAGGTCGACCCCGACACCGCGTCGTCCGTAGTACCGGGTCTGTTCGCTGCCGGTGAGGTTGCCGGTGGCATGCATGGGTCGAATCGGCTGGGCGGCAACTCGCTGTCCGACCTGCTCGTCTTCGGGCGCCGGGCCGGCGCCGGCGCGGCCCTGTACGTCGAGTCGCTCGGCGAGAACCGGCCGAAGATCGCCGAAGCCGACATCGACTCGGCGGCGGCCGAGGCACTCGCGCCGTTCGAGCTCGAGGGTGGCGAGAACCCGTACACGATCCACCAGGAACTGCAGCAGTCGATGAACGACCTGGTCGGCATCATCCGCAAGGCCGAGGAGATGGAGCAGGCGCTCGCGCGGCTGGCCGAGTTCCGCGGCCGGATCGCGAAGATGACGGTCGAGGGGCACCGCCAGTTCAACCCGGGCTGGCACCTCGCACTGGACCTGCGCAACATGCTGACCGTGTCGGAGTGCGTCGCGAAGGCGGCGCTGCAGCGCGAGGAGTCCCGCGGCGGTCACACCCGCGACGACTTCCCGGGCATGAACGCCGACTGGCGCAAGCTGCTGCTGGTCTGCACGCTGCTGGCCGACGGCGGGGTCAACGTGGTCAAGAAGGACCAGATCCCGATGCGCGAGGACCTGCTGGAACTGTTCGAGCTGGACGAGCTGAAGAAGTACCTGACTGAGGAGGAACTGCCGGCATGA
- a CDS encoding succinate dehydrogenase/fumarate reductase iron-sulfur subunit produces MSYKGKFRVWRGDAEGGDLKDYEVEVNEGEVVLDVIHRLQGTQTPDLAVRWNCKAGKCGSCSAEINGKPKLMCMCRMNTFEEDEVVTVTPMRTFPVIRDLVTDVSFNYQKAREIPSFTPPADLKPGEYRMQQVDVERSQEFRKCIECFLCQDTCHVIRDHEENKESFSGPRFLMRIAELDMHPLDAADRQKSAQEDHGLGFCNITKCCTEVCPEHIKITDNALIPMKERVADRKYDPIVWLGNKIRRRDA; encoded by the coding sequence ATGAGCTACAAAGGTAAGTTCCGGGTCTGGCGGGGCGACGCCGAGGGTGGTGACCTCAAGGACTACGAGGTCGAGGTGAACGAGGGCGAGGTCGTCCTCGACGTCATCCACCGGCTCCAGGGCACCCAGACGCCGGACCTGGCCGTTCGCTGGAACTGCAAGGCCGGTAAGTGCGGCTCCTGCAGCGCCGAGATCAACGGCAAGCCGAAGCTGATGTGCATGTGCCGGATGAACACGTTCGAAGAGGACGAGGTCGTCACGGTCACGCCGATGCGCACCTTCCCGGTGATCCGTGACCTGGTCACCGACGTCTCCTTCAACTACCAGAAGGCCCGCGAGATCCCCTCGTTCACACCGCCGGCCGACCTGAAGCCGGGCGAGTACCGGATGCAGCAGGTCGACGTGGAGCGCTCGCAGGAGTTCCGCAAGTGCATCGAGTGCTTCCTGTGCCAGGACACCTGCCACGTGATCCGGGACCACGAGGAGAACAAGGAGTCGTTCTCCGGCCCCCGCTTCCTGATGCGCATCGCCGAGCTGGACATGCATCCGCTCGACGCCGCCGACCGCCAGAAGTCGGCCCAGGAAGACCACGGCCTCGGCTTCTGCAACATCACCAAGTGCTGCACCGAGGTCTGCCCCGAGCACATCAAGATCACCGACAACGCCCTCATCCCGATGAAGGAACGAGTCGCCGACCGCAAGTACGACCCCATCGTCTGGCTAGGCAACAAAATCCGCCGCCGCGACGCCTGA